In a single window of the Bacillus mycoides genome:
- the rsgA gene encoding ribosome small subunit-dependent GTPase A — MDQNILESFGWDSFFEEQAVENYEVGRILLEHKHIYRIICNDGEYVAELSGKFRHEALTKGDYPAVGDWVYIKKIENEKKAIIHRIFPRRSSFSRQEAGNRTEEQIIATNVDYLFLVNALNHDFNVRRMERYLLVAYESGAMPVIVLTKSSLCEDVEQKIAETEAVAIGVPIFVVDSLVYVGIELLQQFVSPGKTIALVGSSGAGKSTLLNALIGTDVAKTGDIREEDSKGRHTTTHRELFQLPSGGLVIDTPGMRELQLWEGSTAIQTTFSDIEDLANTCRFRDCKHEGEPGCAVRNAIDNGTIPVERLLSYKKLQRELAYVMRKQDAILARAERDKWKKISKQHKKM; from the coding sequence TTGGATCAAAATATTTTAGAATCTTTCGGATGGGATTCTTTTTTTGAAGAACAAGCTGTAGAGAACTATGAAGTAGGGCGTATTTTACTTGAGCATAAGCATATATATCGGATTATTTGTAATGATGGTGAATATGTAGCGGAACTGTCTGGGAAGTTTCGTCATGAAGCGTTAACGAAGGGAGATTATCCGGCAGTTGGGGATTGGGTATATATAAAGAAAATAGAAAATGAGAAAAAGGCAATTATTCACCGTATTTTTCCGAGAAGAAGTTCTTTTTCAAGACAAGAAGCTGGTAACAGAACTGAAGAACAAATTATCGCAACAAATGTAGATTATCTATTTTTAGTGAATGCACTTAACCATGATTTCAACGTAAGAAGGATGGAACGTTATTTGCTGGTGGCTTATGAGAGCGGTGCAATGCCTGTTATTGTTTTAACGAAGAGTAGTTTATGTGAAGATGTGGAACAGAAAATTGCAGAAACTGAAGCGGTAGCAATCGGTGTTCCTATATTTGTTGTTGATAGCTTAGTGTACGTCGGAATAGAATTATTGCAACAATTTGTTTCACCAGGAAAAACAATTGCTTTAGTTGGATCTTCAGGTGCAGGGAAATCTACTTTATTAAATGCATTAATAGGAACAGATGTAGCAAAAACCGGAGATATACGTGAAGAAGATAGTAAAGGAAGGCATACGACAACTCACCGTGAATTGTTCCAATTACCGAGTGGCGGTTTAGTAATTGATACGCCTGGTATGAGGGAACTTCAGCTTTGGGAAGGAAGCACGGCAATTCAAACTACATTTTCCGATATTGAAGATCTTGCAAATACTTGCCGCTTTCGAGATTGTAAACATGAAGGTGAACCAGGATGTGCAGTGCGAAATGCTATAGATAACGGAACTATACCCGTAGAGCGCTTACTAAGCTATAAAAAGCTGCAAAGAGAATTGGCATATGTTATGAGAAAACAAGATGCTATTCTCGCAAGAGCTGAGCGTGATAAGTGGAAGAAGATTTCTAAACAACATAAAAAAATGTAA